The Juglans regia cultivar Chandler chromosome 11, Walnut 2.0, whole genome shotgun sequence genome contains the following window.
GCGAGGCCACCTTTTGTTACAACCATGCCCTTCCCTCCGTCATGTAATCTGGAAGAGTTTAGAAGAGTTCAAGATATGACTCAGGTAAGTACCCTTTGAcgttttgataaagttttagtATACATGCGTACTACCGAGTCTTTCTAACATAGTGGGTAAGTTCAGCATTCGATGATGCCACCCTACGGACCAACTATGCCCTACCCACACTGCGCAAGTAATTCATCAACTATGTCATTTAGTGCTAAAAGTGAAAAGAACGTTGGAGGTACCCTTTTAACCTAATGAGTTCAaatccattatatataatagaaatgcTAATCCCGATTCCCAACCAAATATTCTTCCTTTTAAGAAACTTCATCCGACGTAAATATAGAGCCAGATGTGGAGGGAACGAATGAAGTATCAGATAATGATGAACGAGTCGATCCTCCAAAATCTGGTATGTAGTTTGCCACTGATAAAGAGGTTCTAGCCTATTAAAAACGATATGTCAAACAAGATGATTTTGGTATTATCACAAAAATGACGAAGAGAGAGGTAGATGGGAGTGCGAAGTACATGACGATTGGTTGTGCACGTGGCAGCAAGTACTATACTAGTCATAATAATTTATCGAAGCCAAAACCAACAATTAAAACGGATTGTAAGGCAAAGGTAAATGCTCACTTGCTGAATGGGGTATGGTTGTTGACTACTGTTAATCTTATTCACAATTATAGTACTGTCAGTCCACAAAAGTCTAGATTTTTTAGATCTCACAAGTGTTTAGATGAATACAATCAAATGATGCTTCATTTAAATGACAGAGCGAATATTCGAATGAATaagaatttcaaaacatttGTTGTTGATATGGGAAGGTATGAGAATTTAGgatttgaagagaaatattgtcagaattttattgacaaaactAGACACTTGAAGTAGCGTAAAGGAGGTGGTGAAGCACTAAATGACTACTTTCAAAGGATGAGGGAGATGAATGATGGCTTCTTTTCTGTCATGGATGTGGATGACAAGTGCAGAGTCAGGAATGTGTTATAGGCTGACGCACGAAGTCGAGTGGCAATGAGTATTTCAGAGATATTATCATATTCGATGTGACgtacctaacaaatagatatggGATGTTTTTTGCTTCCTTtattggtgtaaaccaccatggacaACCCATACTGTTAGGGGCGGGCTTTATTTCAAGCGAGGACACAAGTACTTTTGTGTGGTTGTTTCGAGCATGGTTGCAGTGCATGAATGGACGGGCACCCAAAGCCATCATAACAGACCAAGACCAGGCAATGAAGAGTGTTATTGTCATTGTATTCCCAGAAAACCTCCATAGATAATGTCTTTGTCATATAATGCGGAAACTACCCAAGAAGTAGGGATCCCAATCAGAATTCAACTCAGGTTTGAAGACTTCCATTCAGAGTGCACTCTATGATACACAGAGTTGCAAAGAATTTGAGGAGAAGTGGGGGCAACTACTTCATAAGTAAAGCCTTTGGTTAGGGAATTATCTTTGGTGCTGAGAGATCAAAGGCTGGTGAAGATGAACGGGATTGGGCAAGGGCATGGTGAGTGATGTGGGTATCAACACTGGGCTCTTGGTTAAAGATAGGTTGCACGGACTTTGTTACTAGGTCAAAAGATGGGCTTGAGTCAGAGGGAGGGTTAAGGCCCGTGTTtgatgcattttctttttggtcATTAGAAAAGATGGGCCTGGATAAGTTTTCAAAATGTGTTAGAATTTGCTAGTAAGCTGATAAACTATTAATGGAGTTTACTGCAAGCCTACCAAAGGTCGGGGTATTATTCAAGACGGGATGGGGATGTGCTTGGGTTAGGTTGGTGGTTAACGAGATGTGGTCTTGGTGTGATGTTTTGGAGTGCTGATGTGATGACCGACATTAGGGAGATTGTGTTGATAGGCTCAACGTTGAGGTGGCAGATGATCGGAGAGAAAATGGGCTGCCAACATTTATTGGGGTCATCTAATGATTTATGGCCCACTATTTATTTTGTATCATTGTAGCCCATCTCCTGGATTCGATCTCCGAATTTTCTGCTCTTCGGTTCCTGGTGCGAGATGAATTTCTCTGGTTCACGCCTGGAGATTCTTTCAGAAACTAAATGGCTTCTTCTCAAATGTTTGGGTTGGAATATTGTGAGCTTTTAGAGAACattttccctttcccttttcCCTTGCTGGCTGAGGTTCCTTCCGAGAATTGTGCATATGTTTTCCTCATTATACTTGACTCCCGAATATGAAGTGGAGGGAGAACGACCCTTGGGACTTATCTTTGTTTGGCGGGTGCAACAATCAGGTCTTCTTGAAGGGGTTGAGGGGATCCTCTTTGGTCACTACATCTAGCTGAGGTACTCTCCACCCTCATCCATGGACCGTATCTTGATGAGTCTGGAGGAATCGTGTATGTCGGACATGATTGCACTATGTGGCCAAGCTTCCCACACCCGTAACAAAAGTCCGGCAGTCGTTCATACTTTATCTGGATTTCCTCACTTCTCTATTAGGTCTAGCTAGATCAAATCCTTCTGATAGGGATTGCTCCACGTTTAGTTTTACTTTGAGTCTCAGGTACCTACTCAGCGTCACCCCGAAGATAGATGCTCTATCAACTTCAATGAGCTTTCCAAAGACTTGCCCTATTCTTTCTGCATTTTTGTTTGTGAGCATATCCATCGATAGTCCATGAATTTGGATCCAGAACGAAGAGTAGTTCAGGGCAATTTCGTTGATGTTGAGTTCGGGAGGCCAGTGCCTTGGGACCATGTGGAAGCCTTTGAAATTCCATGGACGGTTAGCCAAGATCCTGTCTTTGTCTTGCTACATTGGAAATGTGAACAGAAACATATTGGTATCTATATCTTCAATCATGAGGCCAATGACAAAGCACCACACTGCTCTGAATGTTGCATGgaatgtatttttattggagGTTTCATGGATATCAGCTTTCCAACCAGGGTTAGGTTTGAAAGATGATTTACTAGAATGAGTTATGATTCCAATTGAAGATCTTTCTATGAAAGAGCTTCCATTTGGAGCTTCCATTTGTGTGATAAGCTTATCAATATCAGATGAGCTTGAAGTCATTTGGCTTGTTACTGGGTTAGGATAGCTTTGGTTGAGGTTTGTGGCTTCTCTATATCCCATGTTGGTATCacatatcacatatatatatatatatatatatcatttttcttgtaaaattaataatatcccACTCAAGGCAAATAACAAGAAACGTTTTACCTCTTAAtcgttaaaaaaagaaaaaagagagcaataacaataaaagaaaGGTTCAAATTGACCTAGTTAACTTGCTATGTTTcgttcttttctttcctttttctttttggttgacACATATGGCTCTCAGggagaaaatgtttttttcttattcatttgaTCGAGCATGGAGTACGTACTACTCAGTACATTTGCAACTGTTTGTTAAGTAAGTATGGCctttaattacattaatttggGCAGCAAAAcaacaattattttcatattcaacTAACTCGATCCAGTGGCTAATTCCCCTGATCTTTCATGCAGCCGGCGCCTACCTCTAAGCTTCAATTCGGCACTATACCGTACGTTCATGGATCCCTCGATCGCCCCCAAAACTCTCTACTCTACGTCATGAGCAACagatcaatttttctttttactttttttctccctttgGCTGCAGAAAACAAGATGTGTTATTTTGATCCGTTCATGGATCATTGTCACGCACGCTTCTGATCACGTTCCATTTACTACTCTCCAATCTAAACATGGGTGCATGCGCTTTATGAGTTCCATTTTCAGCTCACCCCGTAATATTTCCTAATTTGGAGCATACGAGacattatttctttaaaatatttgtcCCATGAGTGTGAAAGAGAAGCTGCTCATCGTCCGCCTTATTTCATACTACTAGTACAGATCATTCATTATATTGTTGTTCTGTCTTCCTTTAGCAAAAGAGAAgcttcaaatagacaagtttcatataaacttttataaaaaactgagtctcaccttaaaaaagtgtaaaaaaaaactattctttactAATAagatccacttttttacaaacgACTTATATGAAGCTTTATTAATAATGGAGAAACTTAGGATAGAAGTAGTAGAACAAAGTCGTcgaaattaatattgtttaaacaGTAactttatgaatatatatgccTGTAAATGTACAAAGTTACATcgcttatatatatttaggctTTCAATCCAAAAACTACAATCTTTCCTAGTAATACaggttgaaaagaaaatttgataaaatagtgGATGATAACCGCCAATGCCATCATCATCAGGGTTCTTTTATTTTGGGAGATGATCAGGTTTGACAAATGagaagtcattttcatttatggTTTCTTCTTCGTAGTGGTGTTCATCTAGTACTTCAGATTGTTGCTCATGATCAGGATCTACGGTTAAAATCACGTTGGTGGTCGATGAGGTCGGACACAAAGGATCAGCTTCCAAATCCGAGTTCTCATGGTCGTCGTAGGCGGACACGTGGGTTAAGTGACCCGTAGTTTTGAAGCGGTGCAATGTGCGTCCGGAGGCTGCATGCAGCGTTGATGAGGTAGGGCTTCCACCTAGAGTTATGGTACGAGGAGATTTTCCTCCAAGCCcgccctttttctttttcgcaGCCATGTGCCACTTTTTAAGGGCCCTGGATGTTTGTTCGTCAAAAATTGATTTCTTCATGCCCGAACCCATCTGCAGTCCCCACCATGAAGATCATGATAAATGATCCAGTTCAAACATCACACGATCTTACTGAATGAATTAACAACAATATTACACCAGGAAATGAAAACTCTCCTTAACATATCTCATCTTGTGTGCGAGGTTAACATGTCCCATTTATCGGATGCAAGTGcttttatattattgtaagaTGGAATGCATAATTCATCCAAACACAAGATCACGAAAATATAGAAGGaaaacaaacaacaacaaaaaacaataaGCTTGAACAACGGTGCTCGTTTGCTGAATATACTCTATAGGTTAAAGCATTTAGAAGGTTGTTTGGCAGCTGAAAGCATGAGCACATACAATAAACCAATTGATAATTGGATGCAACTCTTTTCTGAAAACAATGCTGTCTTATATGCTTTTGACCTTAACATTGTTGTTAATTTATCTAATCCTTTTAGAGATTTCTTAGAATCCCATAGCGTTAGTGAAGATACCTGAGCAACAAGGGCATATAGCGGAAGGGTGATGTAGCTACAAAGACAAAGGACAGCAACCCTGCAACATTTATGAAGATTCAGCCAATCATTAATCCAaggtcaaaaaaagaaaagattcaaTACACCAATTTAAggtttttctcatttcttcgcTCTTATTgatttataacatatatagatgtacttttttgaaaaaatacaaattaataataataataataatcttgtcAGCCTTTCATTGGCAGGCTTAATTCATAATGCTTTTATAAGCCAACTCTTCTTTCCGCTAGGCGAATGCCCTTCTATGAAGAGAAGTACTTTTCAAGTGCCCATTTGCATTGCaatgaaaaaacataaaaaataaaaaatgaattaaaggcATACCCTAATGAAACTTTTATAATAGCAAGCTTGAAATTGGAATGGAAGCAAGATTTCAACCCAAATGAGTACTGCACAGAAAGAAATGAAGTACaaagtcaatatatataaaagaggatAAAGAATACGAACACAAGATCAACAAATAAACGAGAGACTCGGTGGCTATTAGGAAAGTTAAGTGGGGAACACTCCATTACCCATATCCACAAGAAATATGTTATTTGGAATGCATTCTGCATGTAACAGTAAAACTGATCAGAATAGTCACAAACATGAAGGAAATTTAAAAgtcaaaacataattatatagacTGCTAATTCCTCTTTAATTGATAAAGTGAGATTTTAGTAAAATAACACTGATCAGatcatattttcttcttttaaatatctttaaaatgaACCTTCTCCAGTATTGGCCTAGACCTCACATAAGTTTAAGATCTAGTCTGCAATACAGGGGCCTATTGAATACCTGAAACAAAGCAAAATGGATAAGATGAAGAACTAACTGCGGCCGACCAAACCAAAAGTATTTGTCTGAGGCTTGCACAAGTGGAATCCCTTGGACCACTGCATGCCTTTCTGTGATCTCAAGAGCCATCTTCGTCAAAATGGCTTGAAGTTCTGTTCCAACAGCTAAGATTATCTGCAACCCAGTAAAAGTTCagaagtttttattttcccaCGATTTGTAAATCTAgctgatcaaaaaagaaaagatatctCACAATCAGAGGGATCAAGGATGCCCAAAACAATGCCTGCCATCCTGGAAAGGAAAATCCGACAGAGTTAATCAACTTTACTGGAAAGTGCAgaactagggctgcaaacgggccggtccggtccagtccggcgatggaccgaaaattttcggtccattatttttccggaccggaccggaccgaacacccaaagggaccggaccggaccgatagctatcggtccagtcggtccgccctcttttttttttttttaataattaataaaaaaatttatttaaaatactaaattaaactaagtgacttattaatgtggattatgtaacaaactcaataaaaaatattttatatggtcaatgataataaattagatgaaaattatattattaatttatataattactatataattaactaattgatattatatatttattaattcatagaatattaacaagtgttaatagtatatttaaaattttatattgttaatagtgataggttaaatgaagatatatataaaatattgttaatttatagaatattaacaagtattaataatatatttaaaaatttatattgttaattgtacaattattatatataaaatatatataaaaaatatttttttttttaatttttcattcggtccggtccggtccggtccggtccgaaaaaactgtggaccgtggaccggaccgaatgatttcggtcctctaaaatatggaccggaccagaccggtctaagtctcggtccggtccggtccggaccgaaacggtcggtccgttcggtccgaccggaccgttaatcacccctatgCAGAACTACTCCAGAAgaatttccaagaaaatagtaTCTTACCATTTACATTTAGTACCAAGAAAACCACGAATGATGCCCATAATATAGGGCTGcaacaaaattaagaaaacaagTAATTCAATTCATCTGCTCCAAACAGATTATAGGATATTGCTTACTGAAAATCACAGTTTTGATGAAGTGAAGAGATATTAAATAGAGTGACCATTACCTTACTCCCACAACTGCTTTGAAGTCATCCTCTAATGATCTTTTGATATACTTCTGGAAGTTAAATTTACTTCCAGGACCTAAGTGGACCTATAGATGCGGCAATGTCATAAAGTCATGACATATCCTACCAGGTCTACCTATCAAAAATATCCTACCAGGTCTGtgaaattatgaaacaaaaactcACATTGATGAATCCGTTGCGCAAGGTTAAGTAGTCAGCATTGCTAACAGACCTGAAAAATTGTCGAAAGAAGCATCCCtgcaaagaaatattttaacaagtTGAGAACAAAAAGTAGCTAAAAACCTTCTTTGTGAATCTAGTCTAATTGTTGCTAGCTAGATATTAAGTCAAATGCCCCAAAGTCTTTATCATGTCCCTGACCTTTCCTAATATTGAGGCAGATCTGTATTGTCTTTGTAATTCCTTCATAACTAATCATCGAATCACCTAATCCATATTTCCTCTCTTTCATCAGCTCATTTATGGTTTTAGTCTTCAATTTTAAACATCCATCTTAGTACATAACTACAACTATTGCAGTTGCAGCTGAAAAGTTTGGAGTTGGTATcagggcatttttttttttatatatatgttgtatcaGGGCATTTATTCCTCCAGCTTATTATCATAATAATGTAAATAGCATGAAAAAATACAAGATGTGCAAGTTATTTCttacaacataaaaaaagaaaggaatccTTGTCCAGAAACTGGTGTGTGCTCTAACAAATGATGTCTCATGAGTAAGCCTGAATCTTGAAGGATCTACAAAAAAGACATCCAAGTTTAGGTTTCAGGAAGGCACAAAAATCCCGGCATCCAGCTGTTGAGAGATGACATTGACGTTCAGGAGCGAGGAACTGCAACCTTCAAGCTATGATATAAAGAGACATGCTTTCTCTATATTGTGGGATGACATACCATTTGAAAACTCATAATCATGGGATGAGATATCCTGCTCCCACTGTTTCCATCCACGAATCTGTGCAACGACAAGTTGAGAAGATACTTAGATATAATCGAAATAAAGTTCATGCGGTCCtcgacatgatcatgatcattatAGGGTGAACATTGATGAGGTACATGCGCAAAAGGTTTTTATGAATTTCCAGATCAGTGCCCACGTGCTACAAGGGGAAGCAAGGCTGTAAGGTGGACCCTTTGAGCCTTGGTCTCTTGGTCACCACTTATAGAGTTGGGCAGAACTCAAATATTAACAATTAGAATGGGGCCTCTTCATATCATCCAAGCCAGTATATGcctattttgttttggtttggaACAATTATGGACAATTTGTACCATAGCTATACTAATCGGTTTTGTTAGTGGCAGTACTATTAATTTAGTGATCGTTTCACAGGTTCAAAGTTCAGACTAACTTAGTGATATTTTCCAGTTTATAGCCATTTCTGGTAATAACTGAAATCAGATCAAAGTAGCTGAAATGAGCCAAATACCCAAAACTGAGCAAGAAACCGATTGCAACATaaacaacataatttttttttatatataaataattaaaggcGCAATCAATGTATACAGGAAGTACACAAGAAATACACCTACCTAGAAGGAACATAAACAGTTTGATACATGCAGATAAACAGAATTTACCAACATTTATAGTTGAGCCTTGAGGACCGTCTAaagaattttttcttgaaagaaATTTCCAAAAGCTCATATCATTCATCAAGAGATCATAACAGTCTCGAGAAGCCTTATTTATTTCTATCTTGAATCCAAAAACAAGGGAACAACAGATAACGTATGATTTTTTAGTCACAAATTGGATTTCAATTGTATTGAACAGCATCAGAAGATGAGAACCAACGCGTTATGCCTTCCAAGTATGTGACTTAACATCAAaagtaagaaaacaaaaataataaataaagatttcATTTACCTTTAGTCTACCGAGTAGCATTGTGATAGCACTGTACAGCACATGAAAGAATGCTAAGAAAAATATGAGGATGTGCAACTGATGCAATCCGGTGACAGATATAAGCGGTTCATAACCCTGTTGACAAAATTCAATCTGTGAGTTGGACAATCGAATATGATGTTCATGCACGCAGTGACTAAAACCAATGTTTAGGTTTTGACCGGAAAGTGTTCAGAAGCTTAATtacctcaaaagaaaaataaaaaataaaaaaaaggtaaataaaGCAACACAAGGAGGCATATATGTGCAATAACAAAACAAGTCAAGTGGCTTCAAGATTGCCAATAAAACATTAGAAATTTACAAGTAAGAATCAGGACCCCGAGGATAAGCTTTGCCATAGTTATGCTTACACTTACCTTCTTCTTACAACTGGGAGCATAGCTACCAGCAGCTAAAAATCTGCGGTCAACCCATAATAGCCTGCGACGACTTTCAGTACTCGAGTCATTTTCACCATCAGATGGACATGGCAACATATTGTCTAAAACCCGTGCAGGAAGACAGATTCTGGCAATGTAACTCTGCCCAAAGGTAAGGAGTAGGGAGATGAAACCTAGAATCATCAACTCTGCAATAATTGCATCAGAAGTCAGATATGTGTCCATAATATGTGGTTCCACACAAGCACCGCAAAACAGAAAACACGAGaaataaaggggaaaaaatggATTAAAGTTCAGAGT
Protein-coding sequences here:
- the LOC108990472 gene encoding MLO-like protein 10 — its product is MTMFFRCHQCFCVWLLLGGGTAMAATESSGSQTRELDQTPTWAVAGVSAFIIIISIALEKVLHKLGTWFTERQKKALFEALEKVKAELMILGFISLLLTFGQSYIARICLPARVLDNMLPCPSDGENDSSTESRRRLLWVDRRFLAAGSYAPSCKKKGYEPLISVTGLHQLHILIFFLAFFHVLYSAITMLLGRLKIRGWKQWEQDISSHDYEFSNDPSRFRLTHETSFVRAHTSFWTRIPFFFYVGCFFRQFFRSVSNADYLTLRNGFINVHLGPGSKFNFQKYIKRSLEDDFKAVVGVSPILWASFVVFLVLNVNGWQALFWASLIPLIIILAVGTELQAILTKMALEITERHAVVQGIPLVQASDKYFWFGRPQLVLHLIHFALFQNAFQITYFLWIWYSFGLKSCFHSNFKLAIIKVSLGVAVLCLCSYITLPLYALVAQMGSGMKKSIFDEQTSRALKKWHMAAKKKKGGLGGKSPRTITLGGSPTSSTLHAASGRTLHRFKTTGHLTHVSAYDDHENSDLEADPLCPTSSTTNVILTVDPDHEQQSEVLDEHHYEEETINENDFSFVKPDHLPK